CATCGAGGTCCTCGAAATTGCGAACGCCGAACGCGACCATGGCCGCGTCGAACTCGTCTGATTCAAACGGCAGATTCTCGGCATCGCCGTAGCGTAGCGTCACCCGGCCTTTCAGGTCGGGTGAGTTGAGCTTCTCCCTACCGTAGACCAGCATTTCCTCGGCGATGTCCACTCCGGTCACCTGAGGGACCCCGGCCCGGACGCACTCGATGGCCAGGTCTCCGGTTCCGGTGGCCACGTCCAGCACACGACTCGGAGCTACGTCCTTGACCGCCTGCACGACACGCTTGCGCCACCCGCGATCGATGCCCATGCTCAGCACCCGATTCAGGAGGTCGTACCGGGGCGCGATGGTGTCGAACATCGCCGCCACATCGCTCTTCTTGCCCGCCGCTGCGGCCGGTGAAGGATAGTTCTCGGTACTCATGTCAACGCAGCTGCTCGGTCAGCTTGAGCAATTCGTAATTGATGGCCTTGCTGCGGCCCCAGACGTTCTTGGAAGGCGTCAACCGGATGTCCCCGTTGATTACGCCCACCATCACGTTGTAGTGACCTTCCATCAGCGAGTCGACGGCAGCGGCACCCAGGCGGCTTGCCAGGACCCGATCCCGGGCCGTCGGTGAGCCACCCCGCTGGGTATGTCCCAGAATGCAGACCTTGAGGTCGATGTGGTCGAAGCCCGCATCTGCCCGCAATGCCTGCGCAATGCTGTTTGCACCGCCGAGCTCATCGCCTTCCGCCACGACCACGATTGAGGAGCGGCTGGAGCTGCTCATCTGGGACCGGATCTGGCGCTTGACCTCATCGAGATCGGACAGCATCTCCGGGATCAGTACCAACTCGGCTCCGCCTCCAATCCCGCAATTCAGCGCAATAAAGCCGGCGTCCCTGCCCATGACCTCGACCAGGAAGAGACGGTCATGTGCGTCGGCCGTATCACGGATCTTGTCGATGTTCTCCAGGGCGGTATTCAGCGCCGTGTCATAGCCGATGGTCTCGTCGGTGCCGAACAGGTCATTGTCGATCGTACCCGGACAGCCGACCAGCGGGAACCCGTGTTCGTCATAGAATACGGACGCCCCCTGCAGACTCCCGTCGCCTCCGATGGCGATCAGACCCTCCACCCCGGCCTTCTTCAGGTTCTCGGCGGCCTTTGCTCGCCCCTCTGCCGTGCGAAACGCCTGGGACCGGGCGCTCTTCAGGATGGTGCCACCTTTCTGCACGATGTTGGAGACCGACTTCCCGTCCATCTCCACCATGTCGTCCTCTATCATGCCCTGGTAGCCGCGCCGGATGCCGACGACTTCCAGGTCATACGACAGCGCGGTGCGCACGACCGCTCGCACGCAGGCATTCATCCCGGGTGCATCGCCACCGGAAGTAAAGACTCCAAGACGGGTGATATCGCTCATGGTCATGTAGGTGCGGCGACTTAGATGCGGGTTGGACGCGGTGGATCTGCCAAAGGCGTTGAAGATCAGTAGAAACGGGTCTAGCCGAGCAGTTGCGCCACAAGCGGATCCGCGTCGGCCCCCAAACGAAGCGCGCGGTTCAGCAACTCCTCGTACTGCGTGTCCTCGACTTCATAGGCACCGAACTGGCGGAGGTGGTCCGTCATAAACTGCGCATCCAGGAGCAGAAATGAACGCTCACGCAGCCAGTTGACCAGCTCGACGAGGGCCACCTTCGACGCATCGCGATGCCGATGAAACATGGACTCAGCGAAGAATGCCCTCCCGAGCATCATCCCGTAGATGCCACCGACCAGTCGACCCTCCCGGTAGACCGACATGCAGTAGGCCCGGCCCAGGCCGTGCAGTTCCAGGAAAACCTGAATGATCTCCTCAGAGAGCCAGGTGCCCTCCTCCCGGTCCGCACAAGCGCGGACCACGGCTTCGAACTCGGCATTGAAGCGTGACTCGAAGCGGCCCGACCGGAGCGTGCGCTGTAGGCGCCGCGGCACGTGGAGCCCGACAATGGGAATGACCGTGCGGAGCTTCGGCCGGTACCAATAGACGGCACCATCCTCCTCGGAGTCCGCCATCGGGAAGTATCCCGAGGCATACGCCCGCACCATCAGTTCGGGGGTCAACACCGTCACGGAATCCTGATCATCGCAGCACGCGGAGCAGAGTATATTGCGGCCCGAATCAGACCGCGTGGCCCTGGAAACCTACCATATCGACGTCGAAGGCGACACCCACACGCTCGACGCAGACGGCAAACGCGTCGTGAGGGACAACGTGCCCCTCCCGCTGACCGTGACGCCCGTGGGACCGGACCGCTTCGCAGTGCTGCTGGACGGATCCTCTGTCGTGGTAACGATTGAGGAACGGCTTCCCGACGGCCTCATCGTACGCACTCCCGCCGGGAGACGAGAGATCCGCTGGAAGGACCGTCGCGCCCTGCTTCTGGAGTCGATGGGCTTTGAGAATTCGCAGGGTGCCGCCGAGCGCGAGGTCCGGGCTCCCATGCCCGGCCTGGTACTCAAGGTGCTGGTTGAACCTGGAACAGAGGTGTCTGCCGGAGACGGCCTGGTGGTTCTTGAGGCCATGAAAATGGAAAATGAGCTTCGCGCTGCTTCGGCGGGCACCGTTGAGTCCGTCTCCGTGGTGCCCGGAGATGCCGTCGGCAAGGACGCGTTGCTGATCAGACTGGCCTCCTGATGCGTGTGACCCTTGTGACCGGCGGCTCGGGCTTCGTCGGGACCTGGCTGGTGCGAGCCCTGCTTGATGCTGGCGATGAGGTCCGCGTGCTGGCG
The sequence above is a segment of the Rhodothermales bacterium genome. Coding sequences within it:
- the pfkA gene encoding 6-phosphofructokinase is translated as MSDITRLGVFTSGGDAPGMNACVRAVVRTALSYDLEVVGIRRGYQGMIEDDMVEMDGKSVSNIVQKGGTILKSARSQAFRTAEGRAKAAENLKKAGVEGLIAIGGDGSLQGASVFYDEHGFPLVGCPGTIDNDLFGTDETIGYDTALNTALENIDKIRDTADAHDRLFLVEVMGRDAGFIALNCGIGGGAELVLIPEMLSDLDEVKRQIRSQMSSSSRSSIVVVAEGDELGGANSIAQALRADAGFDHIDLKVCILGHTQRGGSPTARDRVLASRLGAAAVDSLMEGHYNVMVGVINGDIRLTPSKNVWGRSKAINYELLKLTEQLR
- a CDS encoding leucyl/phenylalanyl-tRNA--protein transferase; translation: MTVLTPELMVRAYASGYFPMADSEEDGAVYWYRPKLRTVIPIVGLHVPRRLQRTLRSGRFESRFNAEFEAVVRACADREEGTWLSEEIIQVFLELHGLGRAYCMSVYREGRLVGGIYGMMLGRAFFAESMFHRHRDASKVALVELVNWLRERSFLLLDAQFMTDHLRQFGAYEVEDTQYEELLNRALRLGADADPLVAQLLG
- the ubiE gene encoding bifunctional demethylmenaquinone methyltransferase/2-methoxy-6-polyprenyl-1,4-benzoquinol methylase UbiE; amino-acid sequence: MSTENYPSPAAAAGKKSDVAAMFDTIAPRYDLLNRVLSMGIDRGWRKRVVQAVKDVAPSRVLDVATGTGDLAIECVRAGVPQVTGVDIAEEMLVYGREKLNSPDLKGRVTLRYGDAENLPFESDEFDAAMVAFGVRNFEDLDAGLRDMARVLKPGGKLVVLEFSHPTAFPIKQAYGLYSKHILPRVGGWLSGDSGAYRYLPDSIAVFPDGEDFLARMRNAGYRDVAQRRMTFGIASMYTGFAT
- a CDS encoding acetyl-CoA carboxylase biotin carboxyl carrier protein subunit, translated to MALETYHIDVEGDTHTLDADGKRVVRDNVPLPLTVTPVGPDRFAVLLDGSSVVVTIEERLPDGLIVRTPAGRREIRWKDRRALLLESMGFENSQGAAEREVRAPMPGLVLKVLVEPGTEVSAGDGLVVLEAMKMENELRAASAGTVESVSVVPGDAVGKDALLIRLAS